One segment of Microbacterium arborescens DNA contains the following:
- a CDS encoding winged helix DNA-binding domain-containing protein, with amino-acid sequence MIAAQRLRSHLLSEPASSLGEAAAHMLALQAQDFWSGRWALAVRTDGEPALRAVDAAFEDGTLVRSWTQRGTLHIVRSVDLAGMLAVTAERQQRAAAGILRGLAVDDAVLATAERAARQALRGGNRLTRDEFADLLRGAGIETERSRGNHILSALAVRGVLAFGPVVPREGGPTRDQFLVAVDELPSGRMPDDPLAEMFVSYMRSHGPARIEDFRWWAGLPIGMSRRAAEAAGDRVVEVETGLFAAPDAEPGASASTSGSVPGRDGGDVVALPAFDEYYLSYADRTTVCDPDLASRIGPTMNGQVAPILISRGRVIGTWRHSVALGRHHLPPGSTLVTDPSVAASAIAAALARVSRFLAG; translated from the coding sequence GTGATCGCGGCGCAGCGGCTGCGTTCCCACCTGCTGAGTGAACCCGCGTCGTCACTCGGCGAGGCCGCGGCTCACATGCTCGCGCTACAGGCGCAGGACTTCTGGTCCGGACGATGGGCGCTCGCCGTCCGCACCGACGGCGAGCCCGCGCTGCGCGCGGTGGATGCCGCGTTCGAGGACGGCACACTCGTGCGCTCGTGGACGCAACGCGGGACGCTGCACATCGTGCGCTCGGTCGACCTCGCCGGGATGCTCGCGGTGACCGCCGAGCGCCAGCAGCGCGCGGCAGCCGGCATCCTGCGTGGGCTCGCGGTCGACGATGCGGTGCTGGCGACGGCTGAGCGCGCCGCCCGGCAGGCGCTGCGCGGCGGGAACCGGCTCACGCGCGACGAGTTCGCCGACCTCCTGCGCGGCGCCGGCATCGAGACGGAACGCTCGCGCGGCAACCACATCCTCTCGGCGCTTGCCGTGCGCGGGGTGCTCGCCTTCGGCCCGGTGGTGCCGCGCGAGGGCGGGCCGACCCGCGACCAGTTCCTCGTCGCCGTGGACGAGCTGCCATCGGGGCGGATGCCCGACGATCCGCTCGCCGAGATGTTCGTGAGCTACATGCGCTCGCACGGACCCGCGCGCATCGAGGACTTCCGATGGTGGGCGGGCCTGCCGATCGGGATGTCGCGACGTGCGGCCGAGGCGGCTGGTGACCGGGTCGTCGAGGTCGAGACCGGACTGTTCGCGGCACCGGATGCCGAGCCCGGCGCGTCGGCATCCACCTCCGGCTCGGTTCCCGGCCGCGACGGCGGGGATGTCGTCGCCCTCCCCGCCTTCGACGAGTACTACCTCTCCTACGCCGACCGGACGACCGTCTGCGACCCCGACCTCGCGTCGCGGATCGGCCCGACCATGAACGGCCAGGTCGCGCCGATCCTGATCTCCCGTGGCCGGGTCATCGGCACCTGGCGCCACTCCGTCGCCCTCGGGCGGCACCATCTGCCACCCGGCTCCACGCTCGTGACGGACCCGTCGGTCGCGGCATCCGCGATTGCGGCGGCGCTCGCGCGGGTCTCACGCTTCCTCGCCGGCTGA
- a CDS encoding ABC transporter substrate-binding protein, whose protein sequence is MSRSLVRAASIGVAALAILLAGCSSSPAPAASGDASGPAAEDYVTPGKLTFATGETAYEPYFVDDDPESGEGFEAAVAYAVADKLGFAPDDVVWVRTSFEAAIAPGPKSFDINVQQYTITDERKQGVDFSSPYYSASQSIVAIAGGAADGVSDIAGLTDLTIGAMANSTSAQTLAEVAPDAEARLYNSNEDAVAALGAGQIDAIVLDTPTAYLAVNFYIENSFFVGELPKAGIEDEWGLLLAKNSPLTPAVTAAVDELREDGTLADLEQKWLSGLTEGVTLLQ, encoded by the coding sequence ATGTCCCGCTCTCTTGTCCGCGCCGCGTCGATCGGCGTCGCTGCGCTCGCGATCCTCCTCGCCGGCTGCTCGTCCTCGCCTGCGCCCGCCGCCTCCGGCGACGCCTCCGGACCTGCCGCCGAAGACTACGTCACCCCCGGCAAGCTCACCTTCGCCACCGGCGAGACGGCCTACGAGCCGTACTTCGTCGACGACGACCCCGAGTCGGGCGAGGGCTTCGAAGCCGCCGTCGCCTACGCCGTCGCCGACAAGCTCGGCTTCGCACCGGATGACGTCGTGTGGGTGCGCACGAGCTTCGAGGCCGCGATCGCGCCCGGGCCGAAGAGCTTCGACATCAACGTCCAGCAGTACACGATCACGGATGAGCGCAAGCAGGGCGTCGACTTCTCGTCGCCCTACTACTCGGCCAGCCAGTCGATCGTCGCGATCGCGGGCGGCGCGGCCGACGGCGTCTCCGACATCGCGGGCCTGACCGACCTCACGATCGGCGCGATGGCGAACTCCACCAGCGCCCAGACGCTGGCAGAGGTCGCGCCCGACGCCGAGGCCCGCCTGTACAACTCCAACGAGGATGCCGTGGCCGCCCTCGGCGCGGGACAGATCGACGCGATCGTGCTCGACACGCCCACCGCCTACCTCGCCGTCAACTTCTACATCGAGAACTCGTTCTTCGTCGGCGAGCTGCCGAAGGCGGGCATCGAGGACGAATGGGGCCTGTTGCTGGCGAAGAACTCGCCGCTCACCCCGGCCGTGACGGCCGCCGTCGACGAACTGCGCGAGGACGGCACCCTCGCCGACCTCGAGCAGAAGTGGCTCTCGGGTCTCACGGAGGGCGTGACGCTCCTCCAGTGA
- a CDS encoding amino acid ABC transporter permease, producing the protein MTSSVPSALELERRAYRRGRERRSVLIAVASTLAFAAVVWVMVINTEGWATVQRSFFDPAVAVQALPEVWQGFLVNLQVLAISVFTVAAVALVLALLRTLRGPVFFPLRLIAAAYTDLFRGLPFVIVLYLIGFGLPTILNTRIDPVLLGVLAITLTYSAYVAEVVRAGIESVHPSQRLAARALGLSYPQTLVRVVLPQALRKMTPPLMNDFISMQKDVGLISILAAFDAIAEARGVVATTYNFTPYVVAGVLFVLLAIPTIRLTDWYTARLRRREQTGSVL; encoded by the coding sequence GTGACCTCCTCCGTCCCGAGCGCGCTCGAACTCGAGCGCCGTGCGTATCGGCGCGGCCGCGAGCGCCGGTCGGTGCTGATCGCCGTCGCGTCGACGCTCGCCTTCGCCGCCGTCGTCTGGGTGATGGTGATCAACACGGAGGGCTGGGCGACCGTCCAGCGGAGCTTCTTCGACCCCGCCGTGGCGGTCCAGGCGCTGCCGGAGGTGTGGCAGGGGTTCCTCGTCAACCTGCAGGTGCTCGCGATCTCGGTGTTCACGGTCGCCGCGGTGGCCCTGGTGCTGGCGCTGCTGCGCACCCTGCGGGGGCCGGTGTTCTTCCCGCTCCGCCTGATCGCCGCCGCCTACACCGACCTGTTCCGAGGCCTGCCCTTCGTCATCGTGCTGTACCTCATCGGGTTCGGGCTGCCGACGATCCTGAACACCCGCATCGACCCGGTGCTGCTGGGTGTCCTGGCCATCACGCTGACCTACTCGGCCTACGTCGCGGAGGTCGTCCGGGCGGGCATCGAGTCGGTGCATCCGTCGCAGCGTCTCGCCGCCCGCGCGCTCGGGCTCAGCTACCCGCAGACCCTGGTGCGAGTCGTGCTGCCACAGGCGCTGCGCAAGATGACCCCGCCGCTCATGAACGACTTCATCTCGATGCAGAAGGATGTCGGGCTGATCTCGATCCTCGCCGCATTCGACGCGATCGCCGAGGCGCGGGGAGTGGTCGCGACGACCTACAACTTCACCCCGTATGTCGTGGCGGGCGTGCTGTTCGTGCTGCTCGCGATCCCGACGATCCGGCTCACCGATTGGTACACCGCGAGGCTTCGACGCCGCGAGCAGACGGGATCGGTGCTGTGA
- a CDS encoding amino acid ABC transporter ATP-binding protein: protein MSEVTAGTDVLHASGIRKSFGDKEVLRGVDVSLARHEVVALIGASGSGKSTLLRCLGLLEPIDDGQILLAGEDISDPRVDANAVRARLGAVFQSYNLFPHLSVLDNVTLASRVVHRVPRREAEARARELLARIGLADKAGEHPDRLSGGQQQRAAIIRAIATDPEVLLLDEITSALDPELVGEVLELVRDLAVAGSTILMATHEMAFARDVADRVVFLDQGVIVEEGAPSEVFGSPREPRTRAFLSRFLL, encoded by the coding sequence GTGAGCGAGGTCACTGCGGGCACCGACGTCCTGCACGCCAGCGGCATCCGCAAGTCGTTCGGCGACAAAGAGGTGCTTCGCGGCGTCGATGTATCGCTCGCCCGGCACGAGGTCGTCGCCCTGATCGGTGCGAGCGGTTCGGGCAAGTCGACCCTGCTGCGTTGCCTCGGCCTGCTGGAGCCCATCGACGACGGGCAGATCCTGCTGGCCGGCGAGGACATCTCCGATCCTCGCGTCGACGCGAACGCGGTGCGGGCACGCCTGGGAGCGGTGTTCCAGAGCTACAACCTCTTCCCGCATCTGTCGGTGCTCGACAACGTGACCCTGGCCTCCCGCGTCGTGCATCGCGTGCCACGGCGCGAGGCGGAGGCGCGGGCGCGTGAGCTCCTCGCGCGCATCGGGCTGGCCGACAAGGCCGGTGAGCACCCCGATCGGCTCTCGGGCGGCCAGCAGCAACGGGCGGCGATCATCCGTGCGATCGCGACGGACCCCGAGGTGCTGCTGCTCGACGAGATCACGTCGGCACTCGACCCCGAACTCGTCGGCGAGGTCCTCGAACTGGTCCGTGATCTCGCCGTGGCCGGGTCGACGATCCTGATGGCGACGCACGAGATGGCGTTCGCGAGGGATGTCGCCGACCGGGTGGTCTTCCTCGACCAAGGCGTCATCGTCGAGGAAGGTGCACCGTCGGAGGTCTTCGGCTCCCCGCGCGAACCGCGCACGCGCGCCTTCCTCTCCCGCTTCCTCCTCTGA
- a CDS encoding bifunctional methylenetetrahydrofolate dehydrogenase/methenyltetrahydrofolate cyclohydrolase, protein MTAQKLDGRATAAAIKTELAERVAALKARGVTPGIATVLVGADPASQLYVGMKHRESEAIGMNSIQIELPAESSQAEVEEVIDRLNADPTCHGYIVQLPLPKHLDTDRILERIDPAKDADGLHPVNLGRLVLNVNDPITTPLPCTPRAVIELLQRNGYDLAGKHVVVVGRGVTIGRSIGLLLTRREINATVTLTHTGTADLGAHLREADVIVGAAGVKHLVTAADVKPGAAVLDVGVTRENDPETGKSKVYGDIAPDVAEVAGLLSPNPGGVGPMTVALLMTNVVEAAERATA, encoded by the coding sequence ATGACCGCGCAGAAGCTCGACGGGCGGGCCACCGCCGCCGCCATCAAGACCGAACTGGCCGAGCGCGTCGCCGCGCTGAAGGCGCGCGGGGTGACCCCGGGCATCGCGACGGTGCTGGTCGGCGCCGACCCGGCATCCCAGCTGTACGTCGGGATGAAGCACCGCGAGTCCGAGGCGATCGGCATGAACTCGATCCAGATCGAGCTGCCGGCAGAGTCGAGCCAGGCCGAGGTCGAGGAGGTCATCGACCGCCTCAACGCAGACCCGACGTGCCACGGCTACATCGTGCAGCTCCCGCTGCCGAAGCACCTCGACACCGACCGGATCCTCGAGCGCATCGACCCCGCGAAGGATGCCGACGGTCTGCACCCCGTCAACCTCGGGCGTCTCGTGCTCAACGTCAACGACCCCATCACGACGCCCCTGCCCTGCACGCCGCGTGCCGTCATCGAGCTGCTGCAGCGCAACGGGTACGACCTCGCGGGCAAGCACGTCGTCGTGGTCGGCCGCGGTGTCACGATCGGCCGCTCCATCGGCCTGCTGCTGACCCGTCGCGAGATCAACGCCACGGTGACCCTCACCCACACCGGAACCGCCGACCTCGGTGCGCACCTGCGCGAGGCGGACGTGATCGTCGGCGCCGCAGGCGTGAAGCATCTCGTGACCGCTGCCGATGTGAAGCCGGGCGCCGCCGTGCTCGACGTGGGGGTCACGCGCGAGAACGACCCCGAGACCGGCAAGTCGAAGGTCTACGGCGACATCGCACCGGATGTCGCCGAGGTCGCGGGCCTGCTCTCGCCGAACCCCGGCGGCGTCGGCCCGATGACCGTCGCCCTGCTGATGACCAACGTCGTCGAAGCCGCCGAGCGCGCGACCGCCTGA
- the glyA gene encoding serine hydroxymethyltransferase: MTDSYFNAPLAEVDPEIAQVLERELDRQRGYLEMIASENFVPVSVLQSQGSVLTNKYAEGYPGRRYYGGCEEVDVAEELAIERAKSLFGAAFANVQPHSGATANAAVLHAIARPGDTLLGLSLDHGGHLTHGMKINFSGRLYDIVAYGVNPETSLIDMDEVRRLAHEHKPKVIIAGWSAYPRQLDFAAFRAIANEVGAYLWVDMAHFAGLVAAGVHPSPVPHAHVVSSTVHKTIGGPRSGIILTNDADLAKKINTAVFPGQQGGPLMHVIAAKATAFKLAATPEFKERQERTVRGAAIIADRLTQRDVADAGIAVRSGGTDVHLVLVDLRDAELDGKQAEDLLHEIRITVNRNAVPNDPRPPMVTSGLRIGTPALATRGFGDAEFTEVADIIALALQPGADLEALRARVATLADAFPLYPGLQQ, translated from the coding sequence ATGACCGATTCGTATTTCAACGCCCCGCTCGCCGAGGTCGACCCCGAGATCGCTCAGGTCCTCGAGCGCGAGCTCGACCGCCAGCGCGGCTACCTCGAGATGATCGCATCCGAGAACTTCGTGCCCGTCTCGGTGCTGCAGTCGCAGGGGTCGGTGCTCACCAACAAGTACGCCGAGGGTTACCCGGGTCGCCGCTACTACGGCGGCTGCGAAGAGGTCGACGTCGCCGAGGAGCTCGCGATCGAGCGCGCCAAGTCGCTCTTCGGCGCCGCGTTCGCCAACGTCCAGCCCCACTCGGGCGCGACGGCCAACGCCGCCGTGCTCCACGCCATCGCGCGCCCCGGCGACACGCTCCTGGGCCTCTCGCTCGACCACGGCGGCCACCTCACCCACGGCATGAAGATCAACTTCTCGGGCCGCCTGTACGACATCGTCGCCTACGGCGTGAATCCCGAGACCTCGCTGATCGACATGGACGAGGTCCGCCGCCTCGCCCACGAGCACAAGCCGAAGGTCATCATCGCGGGCTGGTCGGCCTACCCGCGTCAGCTCGACTTCGCCGCGTTCCGTGCGATCGCCAACGAGGTCGGCGCGTACCTCTGGGTCGACATGGCGCACTTCGCCGGTCTCGTGGCCGCGGGTGTGCACCCGTCGCCCGTGCCGCACGCCCACGTCGTCTCGTCGACGGTGCACAAGACCATCGGCGGCCCCCGCTCGGGCATCATCCTCACGAACGATGCCGACCTGGCCAAGAAGATCAACACCGCCGTCTTCCCGGGTCAGCAGGGCGGCCCGCTCATGCACGTCATCGCGGCGAAGGCGACGGCGTTCAAGCTCGCCGCGACGCCGGAGTTCAAGGAACGCCAAGAGCGCACCGTGCGCGGCGCCGCGATCATCGCGGACCGCCTGACGCAGCGGGATGTCGCGGATGCCGGCATCGCCGTCCGCTCGGGCGGCACCGACGTCCACCTCGTGCTCGTCGACCTGCGCGACGCCGAGCTCGACGGCAAGCAGGCCGAAGACCTGCTGCACGAGATCCGCATCACGGTCAACCGCAACGCGGTGCCGAACGACCCGCGTCCGCCGATGGTCACCTCGGGCCTGCGCATCGGCACGCCCGCTCTCGCGACCCGCGGCTTCGGCGACGCTGAATTCACCGAGGTCGCCGACATCATCGCGCTCGCGCTGCAGCCCGGCGCCGACCTCGAGGCCCTGCGCGCTCGCGTGGCGACGCTCGCCGACGCCTTCCCGCTGTACCCCGGCCTGCAGCAGTAA
- a CDS encoding family 20 glycosylhydrolase, whose protein sequence is MTSLPLVPLPSSVTPSPGAFFALTADVAVTGDADAAGVLHRLILTRTGLHITADPGRAVIDAAVDGDGPPESYRMSVDEHRVSIRGADAAGLFYGAQTLGQLIAGSPEGWVIPAVDIADEPRFAYRGVMLDVARHFHDVSTVTAYLERAASLKFNVLHLHLTDDQGWRLALASRPELAARASSSAVGGDPGGFYTPDDYRAIIAHAAANHMTVVPEFDMPGHTHAVGLAYPEVAAAPSLEGWDAAGGPTPVAGEPYSGMGVGFSSLRIGAPATDAFVEDVLTELAELTPGPYLHFGGDEAHGTPAADFATFVARTSRVISRLGKTPVAWHEAGAADDLAPGTIGQYWGFVTPTDGADERARAFVARGGRVILSPADAVYLDMKPTADAPLGLTWANGPTSLERAYSWEPVDVVSGLTDDDILGVEAPLWTETVRDLDGIDALAFPRIAAAAEAAWSVATGAADDRTWESFRERVGGLGPLWTTLGIRFPASSEVAWTP, encoded by the coding sequence ATGACGTCGCTGCCACTGGTCCCGCTGCCCTCCTCCGTCACGCCCTCTCCCGGCGCATTTTTCGCGCTCACCGCCGACGTGGCTGTGACCGGCGATGCGGATGCCGCGGGCGTGCTCCACCGGCTCATCCTGACCCGCACGGGCCTCCACATCACGGCAGATCCCGGTCGCGCCGTCATCGACGCCGCAGTCGACGGCGACGGCCCGCCCGAGTCGTACCGGATGTCGGTCGACGAGCACCGCGTGTCGATCCGAGGCGCCGACGCCGCTGGCCTCTTCTACGGAGCCCAGACTCTCGGCCAGCTCATCGCCGGGTCGCCGGAAGGCTGGGTCATCCCCGCCGTCGACATCGCCGACGAGCCTCGCTTCGCCTACCGCGGCGTCATGCTCGACGTCGCGCGCCACTTCCACGACGTCTCGACCGTCACCGCCTACCTCGAGCGGGCGGCGAGCCTGAAGTTCAACGTCCTGCATCTGCACCTCACCGACGACCAAGGCTGGCGGCTCGCTCTGGCCAGCCGCCCCGAGCTCGCCGCCCGCGCTTCGTCGAGCGCGGTGGGCGGTGATCCCGGCGGGTTCTACACACCCGACGACTACCGCGCGATCATCGCGCACGCCGCCGCGAACCACATGACCGTCGTCCCGGAGTTCGACATGCCGGGACACACCCACGCCGTCGGCCTGGCCTACCCCGAGGTCGCGGCCGCGCCGTCGCTGGAGGGGTGGGATGCCGCGGGCGGCCCGACCCCCGTCGCCGGAGAGCCGTACTCGGGCATGGGCGTCGGCTTCTCGTCGCTGCGCATCGGCGCACCGGCGACCGACGCGTTCGTCGAGGACGTCCTGACGGAGCTGGCGGAGCTGACGCCCGGGCCGTACCTGCACTTCGGCGGCGACGAGGCGCACGGCACCCCGGCGGCGGACTTCGCGACCTTCGTCGCGCGCACGTCGCGAGTCATCTCGCGCCTCGGCAAGACCCCGGTGGCGTGGCACGAGGCCGGCGCTGCCGACGACCTCGCACCGGGCACGATCGGTCAGTACTGGGGCTTCGTCACACCGACCGACGGCGCTGACGAGCGGGCGCGGGCGTTCGTCGCGCGGGGCGGCCGCGTCATCCTCTCCCCCGCCGACGCCGTGTACCTCGACATGAAGCCGACCGCCGATGCGCCGCTCGGGCTGACCTGGGCGAACGGCCCGACGAGCCTCGAGCGGGCGTACTCGTGGGAGCCGGTCGATGTCGTGTCCGGCCTCACCGACGACGACATCCTCGGGGTCGAAGCCCCGCTGTGGACCGAGACCGTGCGCGATCTCGACGGCATCGACGCCCTGGCCTTCCCGCGCATCGCGGCTGCGGCCGAAGCCGCCTGGTCGGTCGCCACCGGGGCCGCCGATGACCGCACGTGGGAGTCGTTCCGCGAGCGGGTCGGCGGGCTCGGGCCGCTGTGGACGACCCTCGGCATCCGTTTCCCCGCTTCGTCGGAGGTGGCATGGACCCCGTGA
- a CDS encoding N-acetylglucosamine-6-phosphate deacetylase: MDPVNHVIHSARLIDGGRETPDAWLVVRGGRVEAHGTGDTWRGAVAGAPVDEIVDAVEAAGPGATITPGFIDIHGHGGGGAAYDDGADAIRTARDLHRAHGTTRAVISLVTASVDDLARRVSAIADLTETDGTVLGSHLEGPFLDLGHHGAHDPGLLIAPASDAVARLMDAGRGTVRQVTIAPELPGALAAIERIVAAGAAAAVGHTDADAETTRAAFDAGATILTHAFNAMPGLHHREPGPIGAATADPRVTLEVIADGVHLAPEVVRIAFAAAPGRIALVTDAMAAAGSADGDYVLGALAVRVENTVARLLDGTIAGSTLTQDAALRTAVAAGVDLPAAVTALTTTPAQAIGRPELGSLAIGSPADAVLLDADLVVRRVWTGCA, from the coding sequence ATGGACCCCGTGAACCACGTCATCCATTCCGCGCGGCTCATCGACGGCGGACGCGAGACGCCCGACGCGTGGCTCGTCGTACGCGGCGGCCGGGTCGAGGCGCACGGCACCGGCGACACGTGGCGGGGCGCGGTGGCCGGCGCACCGGTCGACGAGATCGTCGACGCCGTCGAGGCCGCTGGTCCCGGCGCGACGATCACACCCGGCTTCATCGACATCCATGGTCACGGCGGCGGTGGCGCGGCGTACGACGACGGCGCCGACGCGATCCGCACGGCCCGCGACCTGCATCGCGCTCACGGCACGACCCGTGCGGTCATCTCGCTCGTCACCGCGTCGGTCGACGACCTGGCACGCCGGGTCTCGGCGATCGCCGATCTCACCGAAACAGACGGCACCGTCTTGGGCTCGCACCTCGAAGGCCCGTTCCTCGACCTCGGGCACCACGGCGCCCACGACCCCGGGCTGCTCATCGCCCCCGCGTCCGACGCCGTGGCGCGGCTGATGGATGCCGGGCGCGGCACCGTCCGTCAGGTCACGATCGCCCCCGAGCTTCCCGGCGCCCTCGCCGCGATCGAGCGCATCGTCGCCGCGGGTGCGGCGGCCGCCGTCGGGCACACCGACGCGGATGCCGAGACCACGCGCGCCGCGTTCGATGCCGGCGCCACGATCCTCACCCATGCCTTCAACGCCATGCCGGGACTCCACCACCGCGAGCCCGGCCCCATCGGCGCGGCCACCGCCGACCCGCGGGTCACGCTCGAGGTCATCGCCGACGGCGTGCATCTCGCTCCCGAGGTGGTGCGGATCGCCTTCGCCGCCGCCCCCGGGCGCATTGCGCTCGTCACCGATGCGATGGCGGCTGCCGGCTCGGCCGATGGCGACTACGTGCTCGGGGCGCTCGCGGTGCGCGTCGAGAACACCGTGGCGCGGCTGCTCGACGGAACGATCGCCGGGTCCACCCTCACGCAGGATGCCGCGCTGCGGACGGCGGTCGCCGCGGGCGTGGACCTGCCGGCGGCCGTCACGGCGCTGACAACCACTCCGGCCCAGGCGATCGGCCGCCCCGAGCTCGGATCGCTCGCGATCGGAAGCCCGGCGGACGCCGTGCTGCTCGACGCCGATCTCGTGGTCCGCCGCGTGTGGACCGGGTGCGCGTGA
- a CDS encoding YrdB family protein, whose translation MSELPNVRPANPEAPQQAAGTRRALSAVELLAFACLLFAVATFAIWGFAAWDFPLNLVAGIGAPVAAILLWALFVSPRAVLVVHPFVRALVELFVYASATIAWWSMGQAWIGLVFGVIAVTCGVIAGRRRLS comes from the coding sequence ATGTCCGAACTGCCGAACGTCCGTCCTGCCAACCCCGAGGCGCCGCAGCAGGCGGCCGGCACGCGGCGGGCTCTCTCGGCGGTCGAGCTCCTCGCCTTCGCCTGTCTGCTGTTCGCCGTCGCGACGTTCGCGATCTGGGGCTTCGCCGCGTGGGACTTCCCGCTCAATCTGGTCGCGGGCATCGGGGCTCCTGTCGCCGCGATCCTCCTGTGGGCTCTGTTCGTCTCGCCGCGCGCCGTGCTCGTCGTGCACCCGTTCGTGCGCGCCCTCGTGGAGCTGTTCGTGTATGCCTCGGCCACCATCGCCTGGTGGAGCATGGGCCAGGCCTGGATCGGTCTGGTGTTCGGAGTCATCGCGGTGACCTGCGGCGTGATCGCCGGGCGCCGGCGCCTGTCATGA
- a CDS encoding FAD-binding oxidoreductase encodes MTVPDVVARLVAELGDRVDVTDAGRTAARADKSGQAASGSPLAVVHARTVDDVQTTMRIASATGTPVVPRGAGTGLAGGANTGVGEIGLSLRSMDRILEVHPDDLITVVEPGILNGQLNAALAEHGLWWAPDPASRDISTVGGNIATGAGGLLCAKYGVVRDAVLGLDLVLADGRLMRLGHRTVKGVTGLDLTSLVIGSEGILGIVVAATLKLRRLVPGEARTIAATFGDVRAAAVAASAVTAAGIQPAIMELMDATSLAASHRLLGLPAPTPGASQLTVQTDGPGATAEAEAVVAVLAAAGGTVRLARDDAEAQQLWTVRRSMHPAMETLGTALIEDVSVPRSALPAMFDEIARIEERFGLTIPTVCHAGDGNLHPNFIFDGDEVPEVIWEAAEDLFQSALRLGGTLTGEHGVGVLKRRWLADELGDDQWELQRRIARVFDPAGILNPGKVFAQ; translated from the coding sequence ATGACCGTGCCCGACGTCGTCGCCCGGCTCGTCGCCGAGCTCGGCGACCGCGTCGATGTCACGGACGCCGGCCGCACCGCTGCCCGGGCCGACAAGTCGGGCCAGGCGGCATCCGGGTCGCCCCTCGCTGTCGTCCATGCCCGCACCGTCGACGACGTCCAGACGACGATGCGCATCGCCTCGGCGACCGGCACCCCCGTGGTCCCGCGCGGCGCCGGCACGGGGCTGGCCGGCGGCGCGAACACCGGGGTCGGCGAGATCGGGCTGTCGCTGCGTTCGATGGACCGCATCCTCGAGGTCCACCCCGACGACCTCATCACGGTGGTCGAGCCCGGCATCTTGAACGGACAGTTGAACGCCGCCCTCGCGGAGCACGGCCTGTGGTGGGCTCCCGATCCCGCGAGCCGCGACATCTCCACCGTCGGCGGCAACATCGCCACGGGCGCGGGCGGCCTGCTGTGCGCGAAGTACGGCGTGGTCCGAGACGCGGTCCTCGGGCTCGATCTCGTCCTCGCCGACGGGCGCCTGATGCGCCTGGGCCACCGGACGGTCAAGGGCGTGACGGGTCTCGACCTGACCTCGCTCGTCATCGGCTCGGAGGGCATCCTGGGCATAGTCGTCGCCGCGACGTTGAAACTCCGCCGCCTCGTTCCCGGTGAGGCGCGCACGATCGCCGCGACGTTCGGCGATGTCCGCGCCGCGGCGGTCGCGGCGTCGGCGGTCACCGCAGCCGGGATCCAGCCGGCGATCATGGAACTGATGGACGCAACCTCGCTGGCGGCCTCGCATCGTCTGCTCGGTCTTCCCGCCCCCACCCCCGGCGCCTCGCAGCTGACGGTCCAGACCGACGGCCCCGGGGCGACCGCCGAAGCGGAGGCCGTCGTGGCGGTGCTCGCCGCGGCAGGCGGCACCGTTCGCCTCGCCCGGGACGACGCGGAGGCTCAGCAGCTGTGGACCGTGCGGCGGTCGATGCATCCGGCCATGGAGACGCTGGGGACTGCACTCATCGAAGACGTCTCGGTGCCGCGCAGCGCCCTGCCCGCGATGTTCGACGAGATCGCGCGCATCGAAGAGCGCTTCGGTCTGACGATCCCCACCGTCTGCCACGCGGGCGACGGCAACCTGCATCCGAACTTCATCTTCGACGGCGACGAGGTTCCCGAGGTGATCTGGGAGGCGGCGGAAGACCTCTTCCAGTCGGCTCTACGCCTCGGCGGAACACTCACCGGGGAACACGGCGTGGGCGTCCTCAAACGACGCTGGCTCGCCGACGAGCTCGGCGACGACCAGTGGGAGCTGCAGCGCCGCATCGCGCGGGTCTTCGACCCCGCCGGCATCCTGAACCCCGGGAAGGTGTTCGCACAGTGA